GCAGTGTTTGGCAGCGAGCCCCGAGCGCAGGCGGTCACGTGGACAAGGGCGTCGAAGCTGGTTTTTGCTGACTTGGCCGATGCCGTTGGGTCGCCCTTTTTCGTGACGCGGCCGTCAGCGAGTCAAGACTAGGATCATCGTGACAACAACTAGAACCGCTCTTTCACTGGTTGTGGCTCTGGCACTGGCGGTGTCTCTGGCCGCCTGTGGCGGCAAGGGGCCGTCGCCTGGGGAACAGGCAAACGAGGTGGCCATCGCGCTTCAAGGACTCGCAACCGACCCGGTGGCACTTGTGTCGAGCAAGGCCAGTGCCGAGGTCCGTGACAGCGTCGACCAGCTGTTTGTGCCCGGGTCAATAGTCAAACCAGATGTCCAGTCGTGGGCACCTGACGGTCCTGGCAAGGGCACCATGGTGGTAACCGTCGAACCGCCCGACCAAGATACACTGACGGTCATTGTTGTCGTTATTATCGAGGACGAGGACTGGAAGATCTTTGACCTGGTCGACGAAGAAACCCTTCCGTCTCCGACCGACTCTCCCACTACCGCGTTTGCGCTAAGACCGATGGTGTTTGAATTGATTGGCCAGCCGCCGGACGCGGTCGTTGAACAGTTAGGCGAATGGGACTACGTCTCCGAATACAATGGCGTCCGTTTTATTTACGCGGATTTCGATGTGTCATTTACGGACTACACCGGAGAATGGGGCCCAGACTACATGTCGGGTCCACGGCCTGCCGGAGTCTGTTGGGAATATCATGGCCAACTGAAACACATTGTCGACAGTCCTCCAGGGCCGATTAGCATTGCTGCTCTTGGCGCACTGTTTGGGGAAACCGGTCAGAGCTACGCGAACCAAGACTTTACCGGGGAAAGCGGCTTTTTCTACAATGGAATCGAGTATGCGTACGAAGGTCTGCGGGTTTTGGTTGGTTTTTCGGAGGAGTCTAATGGCGAATACTTTGTTGCAGGTAGTGAGGTGTCAGTTTGGGATGAGGAACTGGCGTACCAAGCGTGTGTAAGAGAGTTCTCCGATTCAAGTACGTGTGAAGGCGTTCGAGGAAATGGCTGACAGCCCTGAGTCCGCCGGGCCGGTTGCACCCCTTGGGGTGCCCCGGGGGTGTCAGATGAGCATGGGCTGGATGCCGTTGGGGATTCCGACGGCCCGGGAGTCACACCTAGCGTCCCACCAGCAGCTATCTGGGCTGAGACCGGTGGCCGGAACGACCCATATGGGATGAGACGAGGATTATCGTGAAGACAAGCAGGACCCTTTTTTCGGCCGTGTTGGCTTTGACCTTGCTGCTGCCTCTGGTCGCTTGTGGTGGGAGGGGGCCGTCGCTTGGGGAACAGGCGCACGAGGTGGCCGTTGCCCTGCGGGGACTCGCGACTGACCCGGTGGCTCTTGTTTCGGGCCAGGCCAGTGCCGAGGTCCGTGACAAGGTCGCGGAGTTCTTTGCGCCCGGATCGAAAGTGAGCCCAGACGTCAAATCGTGGGCACCCGATGGTCCCAACAAGGGCACCATGGTTGTGACCGTTGAACCGCCTGACCGGGAGCCACAGATCATTACCATTGTCGTCGTTATCGAAGACTCGGAATGGAAGATCTCCGACATTATCGAAGGAAAGCCTCCAGCTTCCCCAAGCGACTCACCCGAGGCTGGGTTGAGGTTGAATCCGATCGTGTTTGACGCTATTGGCCAGCCGCCGGAAGTCGTAGAGCAGCTTGCAGGCGATTTCGACCATGTTTATGCCGGGGATGGGTTAGCCTTCTGGTTTGGTGACTATGAGTTTTGGTTTTCGGACTACATCGGGGAGCCCCAGGAGACCTACGACTATGCCGGTGAGTATCTGAATTCTGACTATTCGAACCTAAGACCTGCCGGCGTGTGCATCGCCTTCGGTGGCGAATTCCGACAGCTCTTTGACAACGCCCCGGATCGCATGAGCATTTCGGACTTGGACGCCCAGTTTGGGCAGGCCGGGAGAGTGACCGATTGGAGCGAAGTGGTCGATTGGAGCGAAGTGGTCGACGGGCTTCCCTACGTTGAGGGTTGGTACCAATATCAGTGGGACGGTTTTTCGATTTTCATCGATTATTCCGATGAGTATGATGCGGGGATTGTCGATACTGATCGCTGGGCCTTTGTTTACGCGACTCCCTGAGCTCTCCTGGTTCGAAGGCAACCAGTAGGGCAAGAGCCGGCTACTGCTGGGTACAGCAGACGGAGTATTGGCGGCCGTCGAAGATGATGCCGGACCAGTACAGCTGGCCTGGGTCGCAGTAGTCTGGGTCGTTGACAAACTTATCGATGCGCCACTTTGCCGGCCACAGTTCCCCAACGGAGACGCCCCAAAGACTGGCGGCCTGTTGCATACTCTCGGGAGAATCGACCCCAGGAGGTCTTCGATAGTCGCCACAGGGAGACCAGGCTTGCAGCCAGGCTGACCCCTCGCCATCGGCGCCAAATCCAAATCCAGGGGCACAAACACCCTCCACGGGAAACGAATTGAATTGGTATGTGCTGGTTCCGGCGGCAAATGACAGACAGCCCGTGTTGTCAGGGCACTCACTGTCGACGCCTACAATTCTGACCGCCGCAGCGGTGCTGCCACAGTCAGCTGTCATGGTTTTCCAGTTATCAGGCCGGTCCGTCAGGAGCTCGCCAGGCGATACGGTCAAACAGGTGCCGACCTGCAGCGGCGGTACCGTAGGAGTCGGTGTGGTCCTGGCGGTTGGCGTCGGCGCTGGGGTGGGAGTCGGCGTCGAGGGTTCTTCAACGACTGCCGGAGTCCGCTCCTCGGCCACGTAGTCAACCGGTTCGGGACCGCCCCTCAGGGCTAGTGCCCAAACCAAGCCAACCGCAGCGGCAATCAGCACCACCGAGCTAGAAAAAACCATCCCGGTCCTCAGCTTCTTCGACGGTTTGGCCTGGCCTGGCGCACCCGAGGGTCCACCCGGGCCGCCGGCTGCGGCTGAGGCGGTGCCGGCGGAGCTTAGCGGCGGCGGATTTGTCCCATGCGGTCCCACCAGGAGCGAGCCTTCGTACTGGTAGGGCTGGTTCCTCAGAGTCGACGGTCTGGTTGGCGTCAGTAAGGTCTCGTCAAAGGCTTCGGTCGCGGCCGATGGCAGATCATACGTCATGGTCGGCCCAGTTTGTCCAGGCGCCTCTTCTTGATCGACCAGCCGCGGGCGACGAAGGCGAGTCAAACCGGCCTCGTCCTGTTCGGGTGGCCGGTCCGGTTGTGGATCCTCTTGGATCACCATCTGGGTTGGGTCGATCCCCAGTTCGGCCTGGACCCTTTGCAGGGCTCGCCCCAAAGCCAAGACTGTGGGGTAGCGCTGAGCTGGCTGTTTCGCCATCGCCACTTCCAGTACACGTCCCAAGCTGGCTGGACAATCAGCCCGACCTATCGGGGGCAGGGGCTCATGCTCAATGCGATGCATTTGGGCGGAGGCGCTGTTTTCGCCCCCGGTGACTTCGAAGGGAGCCCGCCCAGCCAGAAGCGAATAGATGGTGGCCGCCAAACCCCAGACATCACTGTGCAACCCAGCCGTGGGCGGAGTGGTGAAAGCTTCTGGCGGCGACCACGGCACCGACAAGCCCTCCGCCTGTTCGGTGGCCTGGCGCATCGATACCGCGATCCCAAAATCGGTCAACACAGGGTGGCCATAGAGTGTCATCAGGATGTTGGCCGGTTTGATATCCCGATGCAGAACGCCGGCTTGGTGAGCGGTCTCAACCGCACCTGCGATCTCGACCCCGATCTTTAGGACCTCATCGATCTTGCGGGAGGTGGTACGTAATCCAACGTTCAAAGACGGATGGGGACAGTACTCCATGGCCAGGTAGGGCCGGCCGTCATCGGTCAGGCCACTGGTGTAGACCGTGGCGATGTGTGGATGGGTTGACAGTTCTGCCATCAAATCGGCTTCTTGAGCCAACCGCTGGATCGCTTCAGAACCAACATCCCTGGTCAGCAGGACTTTCAAGGCGACCTGGCGGCGAGGACTGGCTTGCTGGTACAAAAACACCTCAGCGAAGCCGCCGCGACCGAGCAACTTAACCGGCTCAAAACCGGAGATCACAGGGGCGTTAGACAGGCCGTCTGCGGTAGACACCAAACCAGCCCCTCCCCTTCAACTCAGTGCAGCTGCCAACGGCTGCCCAGGCCAGGTCGGCCGGTATCAGCGCCGGATTCCGGACCTTCGTCCGGCCATTGTCACCCCGTTTACGGAGGTCAACGCCCGTCGTTGACAGCGTCAGTACGCCCGAGTCTAGCCGCTGGCTGAACTCCGGAACCGAACCAGACCAGTCATCGCCGCTCAGCCCGCCTGCCAGTTGGACAGCGGGCACCAGTATCCCAACCGGTTGGCCATCAGGGAATGGGGAGACTCCCCACTCAGTCTAAAACCCCTGGGTAGAGCTGATATCCGGAGCGAAATACGACCGTCTTTTCATTACCACCGAGTTTTCGGAAGAACCAAATGGGGAGTATTTTCGCCCTGACGATCATGTCTCAGTAGGAGACCAGTTGTAGCGCGGCGCAATTGATCAAGCCTACTCGGCCGTCGAATTCGCGTTCTCGATAGAGTCCCGTGGAGAGCCTTCGCGACCGGCGTTTGGGTGCTGGTCAGCAGCCTGCACCCTTGAGTCTACAAGAATCAGTAAGTCACGGAAAAGGCTACTAATGTGATCGACAAAATGAGGAAGACGACGAACCCGGCCACGCAAATCGCACCAACAACAATGGATGGAACATGTTTCTTTGATGTCACGAGGGCTACTACGCCCAACCCGCCAGCAATGAGAGCCGTTATCAGGGATACCACGCCCGCGGAATGAACGCGCCCGTAGGCCTGTTCCAGCTCCCGGTAGGAATAGAACCAATAAGAATAGTCTGTGAAGTGGCTTTTTGCGACAGCGCCGACGATATAGGTCACTATGGAAATGAACAGGGAGACGAGCCCGCCAGCGCCGAATCCCAGGGCTGGCCGGAAGTAGCGTTGGACGGCCGCGAAGGGCTGGCTCGGCGAGTAGATGGGGAACGGTGGCCCGCCCACTGGAATCGGGGGCGCCGTTGGTGGCACGGTCTGCGGCCCGGGCACCCCAAGTGGTGCCGCGCCATCGGCGACTGCCGCCTGCTGCCCCTCTGACGTCCCGGATGTCTTGGCCGCGGGAGGCTGGGGCCGCCCGCCCTCGACGTCCTCACGACGTGGCAGCGCCAGGCGTGTCATGTCCGGGTCATCAATCGGTCGTGGTTCGACTTGCCCGGCCGGACCTGTGGGCATGGGCGAGGGTGGCATATCGGGGTTGACTGCAACAGGCCGGTCTGGGTCGTCTGCAGAAACCGCTACCGGGGTTGTTGGCGCCGCCTCAGGCGCGCCATCAAACAGGTCGCCACCGCAGCCAATGCAGAAGCGGTCTCCCGGGGTCACCACTTTTCCGCATTCTGGGCAAAACCGGGTCTCGCTGGGATCCACTGTCGTCACCATTCTCCAAACGGGTGTTGCTAACGTTTCAAATCCTGCCAGGAGGGCCCAGGACGGAGAATGGGGAGTACTCCCCATCCTGGTCGCCTGCCGAATTGGCTGGCACGACTTCGCCGTGTTTCCGGACCGAGCCTTTCCGGCTAGCCCGGACTTGTAAGGGGTCAAGCCCCAGAGACCGCTGACAGCGGTCCAATTCATGACCCAAGGGCAAGGGCAGGCTGGTGGTTCCGAGCTGTGACATCTGGGCTACGGTATTGCATATGCAGTGTTTGGCGGCTAGCCCCGGGCGCAGGCGGTCACGTGGGCAACGGCATCGAAACTGGTTTCAGATGTCTTGGCCGATGGCGTTGGGTCACCCACTGACGTGACGCGGCCGCCAGGTAGGCGAGACGAGGATTATCGTGAAAACTACTAGGACCCTTCTTTCAGCAATGGTGACTTTGACCCTGGTGTTGTCTTTGGCGGCCTGCGGCGGCAGGGGGCCGTCGCCTGGCGAACAGGCGAGCGAGGTGGCCACCGCTCTTCAAGGACTCGCAACCGACCCGGTGGCTCTGGTTTCAGGCAGGGCCAGTGCCAAGGTGCGTGAAAATGTGGCAGAGTTCTTTTCGCCTGGGTCGAAGGTGAGTCCGGACGTGCAGTCGTGGGCGCCCGATGGTCCAAACAAGGGGACTATGGTCGTTACCGTCCAACCGCCAAACCAAGATCCACGGACAATCACAGTCGTCGTGATTGTTGAAGATTCAGACTGGAAGATCTTTGACGTGGTCGACGACTCTTCTGATGGGTCGTCGAGAATACGCGAAGGCGTCGTTTACGCTGATTACCAAAGCATGGACCTGAGTTTGGCGCCGGATCTGGACCCTGACCTGTTACTAGCGGATTCCGTTCAATGGCGTGGCGGCATGATCGGAGGAATGGAGTTGAAAGAGCAAGGCGAGTCTGACTACACCGGCCTCGTATGGGGCTGGGTGCCGGGTGCAACTCAATTCAAAGCCTGTTCTCTCGCGCTGTGGAACGACAACGAGTATCCCCTTGAGTCCTTCGACGTAGCGGCTACGACTAATGGTCAGCCGGCCGTTGGAGTGGTCTATGCAGCGACGACTCGCGCATCAGGATTGAACCCGGAGGAAACGCGCTTTTGGTACCAGACGCTTAGCTTTGAAACCTGCCAACTGGGCTCCAGGGTTGCTTTGACGGCTGAGTTGGTGGACACAGACACAGACGGCTACCCAGCATTTGTCGCGGCGTCAGCCGATGTGTTGGGAGTAGTTGTGCGTGCCGACACGGTCGTTGGTCTTGACCCAAAAACCGGAAAGGCCGTGTGGACAAGAACCTTTGAGTCGGAGGACTCTGATGAATCAGTTTCTTGTTCTGTCACCTCTTTGGCCAACGAGTACAACGGTGTGTTCACGCTGAGCTGCGAGCCGAGCTGGGGGTATTCAGACAAGACCGAACTCATTTCAGTCAAGGATGGGTCCGTGGTGGCCAGCGCCGTCAACCAATATGTGTCCGACCACTACAATGTCGGGGCGCCGACTCTTGAGCTAGGAGGCGGTCGCTATATCTACTCAAAGACCGAGGGCAACTACTCCGACTGGGCGAAAGACGGCGCTCGATGGGAACTGTTTGCCCACGTCGGCACTCGAGACACACCGATTAAGGGTGGATCGGCCGAAGGCCCTTACTATTTGATCAGTGATGGCAAGGGCGGAATGGTCCTTGTGGGTATTTTCAAAGGGGAATCCGGCACGTTCCTGGGATACATTGGCGATGAGGATACTATTGTCGAAGTGATTTCGCCTGAGCGTGTAGACAAGCTGGACCTGGAGATTCTGACGGCCTCTAATGGCAAGATCTATATTGAAACTATCGAAGACAGCCTTGTGGTTGGCCTCGATGGCGAGCTGATCGATGAGCCCGCATTCGACTCGGATCAATGGCCGTACTGCCCGGTCGATGAGCGTTACATTGGCGACACCTTGTGGACTTTGTGGAGTAGCAGTTGTGGTTGGACCGGTGGCGTCTGGGGATCGGTAGTTGTCCGTGATGGGTTCACGCCGAAAGAATGAAGCGCGGCATTTGGGCTACGGTATTGCATATGCAGTACTTGGCCGATGGCGTTGGGTCGACGCCTGCGGTGGACTGACCGTGAGTTATTGAGACGAGGATTGTCGTGAAAACAACCAAGACCCTTCATCCGGCTGTCGTGGCTTTGGCCCTGTTG
Above is a window of Micrococcales bacterium DNA encoding:
- a CDS encoding serine/threonine protein kinase, translated to MSTADGLSNAPVISGFEPVKLLGRGGFAEVFLYQQASPRRQVALKVLLTRDVGSEAIQRLAQEADLMAELSTHPHIATVYTSGLTDDGRPYLAMEYCPHPSLNVGLRTTSRKIDEVLKIGVEIAGAVETAHQAGVLHRDIKPANILMTLYGHPVLTDFGIAVSMRQATEQAEGLSVPWSPPEAFTTPPTAGLHSDVWGLAATIYSLLAGRAPFEVTGGENSASAQMHRIEHEPLPPIGRADCPASLGRVLEVAMAKQPAQRYPTVLALGRALQRVQAELGIDPTQMVIQEDPQPDRPPEQDEAGLTRLRRPRLVDQEEAPGQTGPTMTYDLPSAATEAFDETLLTPTRPSTLRNQPYQYEGSLLVGPHGTNPPPLSSAGTASAAAGGPGGPSGAPGQAKPSKKLRTGMVFSSSVVLIAAAVGLVWALALRGGPEPVDYVAEERTPAVVEEPSTPTPTPAPTPTARTTPTPTVPPLQVGTCLTVSPGELLTDRPDNWKTMTADCGSTAAAVRIVGVDSECPDNTGCLSFAAGTSTYQFNSFPVEGVCAPGFGFGADGEGSAWLQAWSPCGDYRRPPGVDSPESMQQAASLWGVSVGELWPAKWRIDKFVNDPDYCDPGQLYWSGIIFDGRQYSVCCTQQ